Proteins encoded in a region of the Methanobrevibacter millerae genome:
- a CDS encoding MarR family winged helix-turn-helix transcriptional regulator has translation MSNLNFEEERIYFTPIILYTDYINLQFNKYLKENFKNITPRDFTYLSNIFYHQNVSQRQLAELLYVSESNVAQIVKRLENNGLIFRTCDANNKSKKVLNLTEKGKLIVFSVLKDIYEWEASFFDKYDDVDIEKFKRIMYEYSQKSGYP, from the coding sequence ATGTCAAATTTGAATTTTGAAGAGGAAAGAATCTATTTCACTCCAATAATTCTTTATACTGACTATATCAATCTGCAATTCAACAAGTATCTAAAGGAAAATTTTAAAAACATCACGCCACGTGATTTCACATACTTATCCAATATTTTTTATCATCAAAACGTTTCCCAAAGGCAACTCGCTGAACTTTTATATGTTTCAGAGTCTAATGTTGCACAGATTGTAAAGCGGCTGGAGAATAATGGACTTATTTTTAGGACTTGTGATGCTAATAATAAAAGTAAAAAAGTTCTTAATTTAACTGAAAAGGGAAAATTAATTGTTTTTTCTGTTTTAAAGGATATTTATGAATGGGAAGCTTCTTTTTTTGATAAGTATGATGATGTTGACATAGAAAAGTTCAAAAGAATCATGTATGAATATTCTCAAAAATCAGGATATCCCTAA